The genomic stretch AATCGCTTATGCAGTAATTATCCAATAGGAGGCTCTTACCAATTTTCTTAGTTAAATCCAAgtggtgactttttttttggccaggcagtgtatGTCTTAAAATAATCTCACTCTCCCTGCAACAGACACAACCAGCAAGAATTATGCAAATCAGTATGTAATTACATCGTCAAAATGTACATGCGTATGAAGTCACCTGGTGACTTTTAGCAACTTTTGGAGCTAGTGCTGGCTACTTTTATTGGAAAAGAGTTGGCAACACTGGATGTAACATGCTGAAATAAGCAGTAACAACAAACAACACTTTCTTAACTGTCTCCAGAAGTTAAAGCTGCCATAATGTCAACAGTGGTATACTAAGTTAAGGGTGCatcgatcaggatttttgggcaGATCATCGATGGCTAGAAGTAGCATTGACTGATACCAATCACTGATCGAAAGGTTTCCTTATCTTATTATCATCTATAGTTGTAAGTTATTAGTGGCATAATAGATCCACCATTAAAATGCTGAGTAAATTAATAATGGCATTTATCTTActttgattttaaaacagaaataggtgtaaaacaaaatgagaagTTATTGAAACACTGTTAAAAGAGAATTTaatctaaaaaacaaatattttaaagtCTTCATCAATCTCACTCGTCTTTAAGGCTTTTTGTTCTGAAGGTACTGCTTCACCACCTGGTTACTGCTGGTACCATGTTACTTTCATCTCTGTCAGAAGAACGATAACATGTCCACTGTGTACTCGGACAAAATACAGCAGTAGATTAattctgtgtaaatgtgttgtgttggcACATTACACTGAAGTTCAGTGCTAACCACTTACTCTGAACTCTCagtactgctgtgtgtgtttagcttTAAGCTCCATCAACAGTTATCTCTGTTAGCTTTCATGCTGTAGGGCTTTAAACAAACAGTGTGGTGTTGTCCCCCCACTGGAGCTGACAGAAAATGACTTATTCTTATAATGAATGACAATCTCAAATGATAAATTGAACAGACTGCTTTGTCGATACTGCTTTCGATTTCGACCGATTATCGATGCAAAAccaatgtttgttttgcttcagCTACGACAAAGCAAAATCCACTTCTATGCAAGCTAGACCAGTTGTTAGTAGCATTGCATTGGCAATGTGCATCAGTGAATTTGTTTAGCTATTTGTTAAAATATCAACAATCATTCTCCAGACTGGCTCACCCCACCTTAAGAAAACTGCAACAGATATTTttcacttacagagctttgttggaggctttgaccactggcagcagtctcagaagagcctcctctgaagtagagtatttcttcaggtcaaataCGTCCAGATCttcttctgatgacagtaagatgaataccagagctgaccactgagcaggagacagtttatctgtggagagacttcctgaactcaggtactgttggatctcctccactagagaaccatcattcagttcattgagacagtggaacagattgatgcttctctctggagacagattctcactgatcttcttcttaATGTACTCAACTGTTTCCTGATTAGATTGTGAGCATCTCGTCTTTTCCAGGAGGCCTTTAGGGAGAGTCtcattggtctgcagtgaaagacccagaaggaagcggaggaacatgtccaggtgtccatttggactctgtaggGCCTTGTCAATAGCAAATCTGTGGACATTTGTCACAGATGTTTTGCTGAAAAACATTCTCACATGTTTGCTGATAGTTTGAGGTAGCTCTGACATCACATTCTTGTTTTCGTTAATGAGTGACATCTCTACATACAAAGCTGCcaaaaactcctgaacactGAGATGGACGAAGCTAAACATCTTGACTTCATCATTCTTCCTCCGACGTTTCTCTTTAAAGATctctgtgaacactcctgagaacactgaggctgctctgacaTCAATGCCACTCTCTTTAAGATCTctttcatagaagatcaggttgccCTTTTCTAGCTGCTGGAAAGCCAGTTTTGCTAACGTCTTAATGTACTGAATGCACATGTTTTGGTCAAACTTCTCATTTGTCTGATGACTCTGAAAACTCAGGAACTCTAcatacatctcagtcagggtcttgggcagctctcctccctctctggtcttcaacacatcctccagaactgtagcagtgatccagcagaagactgggatgtggcacatgatgtggaggcttcgtgatgtcttgatgtgggagatgattctgcttgCCTGCTCCTCAtttctgaatctcttcctgaagtactcctccttctgtgggtcagtgaaccctctgacttctgtcaccatgtcaacaaaatcagaatgaatctgattggctgctgcaggtcgtgtggttatccagaggcgagcagagggaagcagatTTCTGTTGATGAGGTTTGACatcagcacatccactgaggtggactgtgtcacatcaaagtctgtttctttgtttttattggtcGAGCAGTCCAGTTGAAGGCGGCTCTCATCCAGTCcatccaaaacaaacaccagtttGAATTTACTTTTGTCGTAGTTGGTGTTTCCTGATGACTGCAGAGTCGTAAAGATGTGATCAAAAGCTTCTTCCTGAATGTCTTTGGTCTCTGTGATAGATTTATGGATCAGCTTGGTCAAACTTAACTTTTCTCCCTTCCTCAAGTTCAGCTGGCGGAAGGTAAAGGGGAATATGAGATGCACATCTTGATTGTTGTCTTTGTTAGTCCAGTCCAACAGAAACTTCTGGACAAGAAATGTTTTGCCAATTCCTGCGATTCCATTGGTCAGCACTGTTCTTATGGATCTTCCTTTACCAGAGGGGGGTTTGAACATGTCACAGGGTTGAATTGATTCCTCTTTTGTTGGCTTCACCTCCATCTGAATGACCTCATGCTGTTTGTTAATGTTTACGTCACCCCCAGCTGTGACGTACAGCTCTGTGTAGATATCAACCAGAGGTTGCTCATCCTTCCTCTGTGCCCATCCCTCTTGTGCACAATTAAACCGATCCTCGAGGTTTGACTGAAGCATTTTCTGGTAATAAGAGATGGGTTGTGGCTTTGGTACTGGAACAATCTCATCTGAGTgacaaatagaaacaaaaaaaaaacaactgaaatacgATTTTAAATTCACAGTTGGAGAAAGATGTCTATGGACACTATTATAACAGTGTGATATCTGTAGTTGTGTTACAGTAAACTATCTTAACATTAATATTTGATCACATCATTCTCTCATGTACCCCAACAACATATACATCTATCCAACAGGGAGCTGGTCAGTACAACCACAGCTCTGGACTGgtgaccactgagcagctgcTGGTTTTGCTGCCATCTTCTTGTTGAAATGTCACAAAGACGAGGGGGCAGTAATTAgaatttttttctctggttataatgctctcacacagccatcatgaactctaatattgttattattcgTTTCAAcagaggagttatctaagtcagagtcctgcacgggtgaaaaataatgtgctgtgtcggacacagatgcaggaAATGTGGACGTctggagaggcgggtcgggttttacgattgccattttcaaggcgttacttatcatcagtcattatagcgacacaaataataagcatttttatttaatatgagctcattcatgcgtgcttgtgccctcccagaactcccattccccacgctgtcttactttcacttttaaaaattgagTCCGTCCAATTTTtgtctaacactggatttatttatgcctgaattttgaaggtttggcggcttttatttttccatgacggtgcgccacagtcaattacatgtaggggaaaccctggctcTCCTGCAGGACCAGAAGTGTGTATTTTTAACTTCTGTCACTCCCTCTTGTTTTGGAGAATCACTTGATGATGTTTAAACACCAATATCATTTGAACTACTTccaacaaagagaaaacaaagctaAGCCTGGTGGCTCCACACAGACCATAATTTATCTGGCTTCTTTGGTTTCCACTCAATAAAACAAGGATGCAGGCCTTATCTGAACCACAGGTGAGCTCAGCTAGCTTTCCACCTCACTCCACTCTGTCCTCACAGTTATCAACCACTTTGACTTCATGGTCGGGTCAACTCCAAATCTGAAAACCATGAACtgagcttaaaggagaacttcggtcgatttaaacatgcagcttcattgctcaagctacccttgacttgccagtaccgaagacgcgaacaaatttggtccaaccattacagagctccgtgaaccgagacttagcattgaatgctaacagcatggggtcagaactttacactgtgttttaagcatcttaacatgctccacatctcacaccaaaagttatgcaacatcagcagacaccttagcacacagcactgtagcgtgtatgactcaaaatgaataaaaaagtagttaaaacagtgtgtttgtgcaaggagctacttacctgtttgttgacatccgtgtgttccggtagctagaccaaactagcatatccatcgagtgtgcacttaacaggcttaacaggctattgtaaggctcatggctcatgacaggctgtaacatggacatgtacattatgaacataaacacgaaaatgctggattatgtttccgtctccgccagtgagggagtaagtgcacgctcgacggattgactagtttggtctagctaccggaagacacggatgtcaacaaacaggtaatagctccttgcacaaacacactattttaactacttttttattcagtttgagtgctgtgtgctaaggtgtctgctgatgttgcataacttttgctgtgagatgtggagcatgttaagacgattaaaacacagtgtaaagttctgaccccatgctgttagcgttcaatgctaagctctgtaatggttggaccaaatttgttcgcgtcttcggtactggcaagtcaagggtagcttgagcaatgaagctgcatgtttaaatcgaccgaagttctccctTAAGTCagtttcagttcattcagtttgacaaacagaaacaagcaaacaaaaatgCTTCAGAAATAATGGTTATTATTCAGTGTCCATCATGGCCTCCACGAAAAGAGCTGCTCTCtgatctcttcttcctcttcactcGACTCCATCTCTGCTGTCTTACCTCTGGCCTGCTCATACCACATAAGACCCGCCCTCTTAAGAATAGCAGCCAATCAAAAATTATAAAGACCTACTGCAACCTGGCTGCTGTAGCTGCAGTAGAGACGGAGTTTGATGCAGATCTGATGGTTTGACTGAAATTCCACGAAAAAAGGATTAAACTGCCTCCTTCAGCTCAATCCACTGTCACAACAGTCCCAATATAGTTCCTCCTAAATCCTCCTGACAGCTCACAGCCACATACAGAACAATATAAAAACTGATGTTACAGTCTTCGTCAGACTTCGTAGATGAATTTCATGACTTACCTTCTAGTGTCTTTTTGAGGAAATTGAATTCAATGCTTTGTATTCAATGTATTTCAGAGCAGCAGATACTCTGATACTGCTTCAACTAAAGATCATCAAGGACTTCTGTCTCCGCTTTCACTCAGTTATAATGCAGTCAATCTTACTAACTTTTAACTTTtccaaactaaaaactaaactttGTCTTTCAGGGCTTCTGTACATACCAGAGAATACAGCAGCTTTACCTTCACTCTGAGAGGAAGAAGGTCCACTGTTCTCTGGAGTCTCTGCAACATCACCGACATTCACTGACACtgagagaggtgaagacagAGATTATGGCTGGGTTGCACCAACACAAATTCTTTAATCTTAGATCAGCTGCAGCCTTTTCTCCTCATTATGAAATCAggcctctttgtttttctttgctgaaAACAATGAGCTTCTGTACTGAGAGGCCTGTTCCTTTACAAGTATTGTGTGGTCGACTCACTCTGTTCTTCTgaaaatgatattaaaataaagaCTGTGACTGACCTTCTGGTCCTGAGCTGTTGGCTGACAGACTCTGCACCAGGTCATTCCTCTTGATCTTCTCTAAAATCTTCTTGGTCACCTTCAGAGCTCCATCAAGTGTAAAGGTGTTCACCATCAGATCCACTGTGTCCCGTCTTTCTGCTCTCTCCAGCCTGGACTGTTTGATGGGTTGGTAGCCTTCCAGGATGTCAGGCAGCTTCAGATACCATTTGAAATCCTTGAATTCATCAACTTTTAGATCCTCCAGAGTGTTGAAAATGTCCTCTGGTGTCATCGTGGCTCCCTGCTAAAGACAGGCAGTGTTATCACCTGAAGGAAAACCAGCCAGACTTCCATCAGCTGGGAAACATCAGGGAAGACCAGTCTGAACTGTTGAGAAGCTGCTGCATTTATGACCTGACACACTGCGACCTGTACTGACAACATACACAAACTGCTAACCTTTTTATTCTCTGCTCTGCTGGCAGAGAtgattcaaacacagaaacatgaccCTGGTTGTACAGactgaccaatcagtggtcTGCACTGTTTTAACTCCAAGTGTGTCTTCAGACAATTCTTAAGAAATTTCAATAAGCTATTTTCATAATGTAAGATACAGTTTCCAAACCAGACACCATGTTGGTCCAGTTTAAAACATACACAGCTCAGTGAGATAATGCCAATTTCCGAGGAAGTTGatataacatatatacagtCCGCTCCCTTTAAAAAAGGCTTTTGAGGATTTTTCTTATCTTGGTGTAACGGGGATGAAAGATCCTGAAGACCTCTTATGGAAGAATTGGCATGATACGAGCAACTTAAGCAGGATATACATTTTTGCTAGACTCTTCCTATTTCCCTAGCAAAAAAGCATATTAAGATGATTGTATTGCCACGTTTCCTACATCTCTTTCAGTCTGTTCCATGTTTTACTCCCCAGTCTTACTTTTAACAATTGGATCCAACTATTATATCTTTTATTTGGAATTACAAAGCCATTGGGATTTCCAAAAGGCATTTATGTTAACCTAAAATGGCTGGAGGCTTTGCTCTATGGATCTTCAAAATGTATTACTGGGCGGCTCATCTGTCTATACTTGCTTTGTGTAGAAGAGGCCCCCCCTCTTCTTCATATTGTTCCCCTGCGTGACCTCCTCACTAGCACTTCTCAATAGCCCCACCAAAGCCAAGAGGCCATATTACAGAAACAGCTTTGTAATTAATGCCAGTATATGCATATGGGAACAGATAAAAATGCATATCAAGGCCCCAAATATATACATTGATACTCCAATTTGTGAAAATAATGCTTTTACACCTGGCCTGAATGATGTAGTTTTTTCAGCTTGGAAACAGAGGGTGCGTGATTTATATATTGAGGGGAATTTTGCCTCATTTAAACAACTGTAAACCACTTACAATATTTCTGCCTCAAGCTTTTTCAGATATTTACAGATAAGAAATTTTGTTAAGAGAAATATACCAACATTTGAAGTTCTGAGCAAACATGATATTCTCGAGGCTATTAATCAATTTAACCCGGCCACACGTGGGACGGTTTGCCTTTTTTATCGAATCCTTCATGGGAGAGCTCTGCTGAGTACAGAGGCTTATAAAAAGGCACGGGCAGATGAGTTGAATATGGAGTTGAATGACGAGAATTGGGAGGAATGTCTTTGTAATGATCATAAATGTTCATTCAATGTGAGCTACAGCTTTATccagtttaaaacattacacAGATTCCACTATTCAAAGGAGAAGCTACACAGATTTTACCCTACTGTTTCACCCATGTGTTATTTAAATCAATGATAGGTATTCTTGCACAATCCTTCTGGTCATGCAGTTAACTTCACTCTTACTTGAAAAACATTCTTCACTGTTTTTCTGAGGCTTTTGGAAAAAGCCTGGTACTCAGCCCTCTTCTAGCGGTTCGGGGAGTGTTCTACCTTCTACCAACAAACATGAGAAGAAAGCTATTCAATTAGGGATGGTGATTGTGAAAAAACTGATTatacgtttgtggaaaatggACTGTGTACTAATATATGACTTGTGGCTGGGAGAGGTATTTGACAAGACATGGGACCCTGTACTGAGAtaccttaaaggtcccatattatgctcatttctgcttcttaacatggttccttgaagtctaaatggaatgtaagtaacatgctttggtcgaaataagctaaaggattgagcacagcagggttcttgaaacaccagtttcacagccctgctccaggtggcctgtttcagtgcctttccctttaaatgctaatgagctactgcgcgccgcccacggtgccgcccacctcttcctgcctgcggaagacgtgaggacggcatcatgtgaccatggcaacggcggagtttctggaagtaatggccgccggacaacaagaggctccagaagaaagtaagaacGAACATTGATTCTTCTcattggttagtagttaagtttgttacctcgacgttacttttatgttactgtagACTAAGTAAAGTTTTACGAGCTTattggccgtctgccccgcgttgtttcaaataacagcccccttctcctgcctccagtgtttaacgttacatcataaagctagccaaacctcggctggtgtttactgctgtccagttaaagtaacgcggatgcaattttGCAATAGTAGTTACAAGAGAAAAGCGTGAccgtatattattatttacctttatgtagtcAGGTACGTTGCTTGAGAACCTGTTTATTtgtagtgacgacctgtaattagctactgccagcaattttcaagttttcaataagccacagttCCCCCATCACCTGtctaccagcagaattgttttttttttaccagttacaacggtttataaactttagatatattatcaaagaaacaatgcgacgtgattagcgattatagtttccagtgaataataaaaattctgcataaaagcaggtgttcctgtggcaattgtgtacaaatgcctacataacctgagaatatctgctgtatggaaataccacaatgaagtgtgaacactgggcaaacatggttgtcatttttctgtctctcttttctctaatctattgtcactcacttacctttcataatttctaggttaca from Sparus aurata chromosome 1, fSpaAur1.1, whole genome shotgun sequence encodes the following:
- the LOC115578683 gene encoding NACHT, LRR and PYD domains-containing protein 12-like, whose protein sequence is MTPEDIFNTLEDLKVDEFKDFKWYLKLPDILEGYQPIKQSRLERAERRDTVDLMVNTFTLDGALKVTKKILEKIKRNDLVQSLSANSSGPEVSVNVGDVAETPENSGPSSSQSEGKAAVFSDEIVPVPKPQPISYYQKMLQSNLEDRFNCAQEGWAQRKDEQPLVDIYTELYVTAGGDVNINKQHEVIQMEVKPTKEESIQPCDMFKPPSGKGRSIRTVLTNGIAGIGKTFLVQKFLLDWTNKDNNQDVHLIFPFTFRQLNLRKGEKLSLTKLIHKSITETKDIQEEAFDHIFTTLQSSGNTNYDKSKFKLVFVLDGLDESRLQLDCSTNKNKETDFDVTQSTSVDVLMSNLINRNLLPSARLWITTRPAAANQIHSDFVDMVTEVRGFTDPQKEEYFRKRFRNEEQASRIISHIKTSRSLHIMCHIPVFCWITATVLEDVLKTREGGELPKTLTEMYVEFLSFQSHQTNEKFDQNMCIQYIKTLAKLAFQQLEKGNLIFYERDLKESGIDVRAASVFSGVFTEIFKEKRRRKNDEVKMFSFVHLSVQEFLAALYVEMSLINENKNVMSELPQTISKHVRMFFSKTSVTNVHRFAIDKALQSPNGHLDMFLRFLLGLSLQTNETLPKGLLEKTRCSQSNQETVEYIKKKISENLSPERSINLFHCLNELNDGSLVEEIQQYLSSGSLSTDKLSPAQWSALVFILLSSEEDLDVFDLKKYSTSEEALLRLLPVVKASNKALLSGCNLSERSCEALSSVLSSQSSSLRELDLNNSNLQDLGVKPLSVGLRSPHCKLDTLRLSCCNLSERSCEALSSVLSSQFSSLRELDLNNNNLQDLGVEPMSVGLKSSHCKLSTLRLSGCNLSERSCEALSSVLSSQSSSLRELDLNNNNLKNLGVEPLSVGLKTPHCKLETLRLSGCNLSGRSCETLSSVLSSQSSSLRELDLGNNDLQDSGVKSLSVGLKSQHCKLETLRLSGCLITEEGCTSLASALRSNPSHLRELDLRYNHPGNSGVKLLSAGLDDPDWRLDTLRVEHGGEQRLKPGLRKYVCELTVDTNTVHKLLKLSENNRKVTRVLGKQPYPDHPERFDFLPQLLCRNDLSGRCYWEVEWRGRTDISVSYRGISRRGNSEDCWFGWNNQSWSLSCSDDGCYSVWHNKRRTVLSSSSSSSASSVSNRVAVYVDCPAGTLSFYRVSDSLIHLHTFNTTFTQPLYPGFLLTLGSSLSL